Part of the Paenibacillus sp. FSL R7-0273 genome is shown below.
AAGAAATTGCTTATGATCTGGCTATTGGAGAACGTACGGTCAAAGCCCATTTGACCAGTATTTATAATAAGCTGGGGGTAGACTCCCGGTCACAGGCCGTTGCTGCTGCATTGGAGCGTGGGCTGCTAAATCTATAATTTTATGTTGCCGGCATGTGGGATGAATATCCTGCATGCTTTTTTTATGTTTGATCTGGAAATATATTAAATTTTCATGTTCTAACTGTATCAGGGCAGCCCGAAAGGGCAGAATGCTGCTGCCCTTTCGGACGATGTTGTCCACTTATGGCTGCTGTATCCTAAGAGAAGATCAAAGATACAGATAAGAGGAGACGATACTGTTATGGCTAAATTGTTATATCGGCTGGGCTTCTGGTCAGCCAAGAATCGAATCAAGGTAATTCTGGGAACGATAGCGGTCATGCTGATTTCTTCGATAGTGGCGATGTCCATGGGGCCGAAGCTTAACGAAGAAACGACGATTCCTGGTCTGGAATCAATCCAGACAATGGGACGAATGTATCAGGAATTCCCTTCCATGAACGGCCAAGGCAAGGAAACTCAGCTGGTAATGAAAGCGAAGGATAATGAAACCTTATCATCAGAGGCAAACAAGCAGCTGATTTCCGCCGAGCTTAAGGAAGTGGCGATGGACCCTGAGGTATCATCAGTTGTCAGTCCTTATGATAATCAATCATTGAATGCCGATGGCACTATCGGTTATGCCACGATTACTTATCGTCCAGGTGTTGAGGTTACAGAGGTCTCGAAGGAATATGTGCTGGAAGCGGCTGAAGGTTTACGGAATGCCGGCCTGCAGGCGGAAGTAACCGGAAACGGTTATGTATCAATGGAGATCGGTGGAGCTACTGAAGGTATCGGCGTCCTGATAGCTCTTGTTGTTCTCACCTTTGCTTTCGGATCGTTCCTGACAGGGATTATTCCAATTCTGACAGCAGTTATTGGTCTGGGAACAGGTGTTATGCTGATCATAATGGGCTCCAACTTCTTAGAGACCCCTTCATTCGCCTTATCGCTTGCCAGCATGATTGGTCTGGCAGTAGGCATAGATTACGCGCTGTTCATTATTTCCAGATACCGTCAGCAACTGGCCCAGGGCTTTGAGCGGAGAGAAGCCATTGCAATTGCCAACGGCACGGCAGGGAGCGCAGTCGTATTTGCCGGAGTTACAGTGATTATCGGTCTTGCCGGGATGAGTGTTGTAGGTATTCCGTTCCTTACGGCAATGGGGCTGGCTGCTGCACTATGTATTCTGGTAGCTGTCTTAATTGCAATTATCACAGTTCCTGCGGTTCTCTCCGCTATGGGCGGATTAATCAAGGCCAAGCGGGCTAAGCGTTCTGAAAGAAGCGTTACTCATCTCAAAAAGAAGAATCGCGGAGATAAATGGGGAAGACTGGTTACGGCACGTCCTTGGTTGACTGTCCTCTTGGGTACTGCACTGCTCGCAATCTTATCCGTTCCATTTATGCATATGGAGACTGGGACTATGGACGATGGGCTAAAGTCGACAACTATGACCGAGCGCCGGGCATATGATCTGATGTCAGAGGCTTACGGTATCGGTTATCATAATCCGCTAATGATTCTTGCCAAGACAGACGGCAGTCCGGAAGCTGAAGCTAATCTGGCCAAGACGGTAGAGCAGCTCAAAACCTATCCGAACATCGGCACCGTTACTCCGGCTGTAACAGGTGCTTCGGGAAATGTTTCATTGATCAATGTTATCCCGGCTACCGGACATGCAGATATTGAAACGGTGGATTTGGTCAAGACGATTCGCAGTCATGCAGCGGAAATTGCACAACAGAACCATGTGGAGCTGAGTGTCACCGGCAGCACAGCCATTAATATAGACATCTCCCAGAAGCTTAATGAGGCATTGCCTGAATTTTGCCTAATCATAGTAGGTCTGGCATTTGTTCTGTTAGTTATGGTGTTTCGTTCGATTTTGGTTCCGATCAAAGCGGTTCTTGGTTTTGTTCTCTCTCTTGGAGCTACTTTGGGATTCATAACTTATGTTGTGCAGGACGGTCATTTCCAGAATCTGTTCGGCTTCAGCGGAGAATCCCTTGTACTTAACTTTCTCCCTATCATGGTTGTAGGTATTCTGTTTGGTCTGGCAATGGACTATGAGGTCTTCCTGGTCAGCCGGATGCGTGAAGACTTCAAAAAGAACGGGGATGCCAAAAAATCAGTGCTTGCCGGAATCCGTCACAGCGGCGGTGTCGTTACGGCGGCAGGTCTGATTATGATCTCGGTATTTGCCGGATTTATGATGACAACCGATCCAAGTATTAAAGTTATGAGTTTTGCGCTTCTATTCGGGGTATTGTTTGACGCCTTTATCGTGCGTCTGCTTATTGTCCCGGGTGTGATGACATTGCTGGGCAAATCAGCCTGGTACCTGCCGAAGTGGCTGGACCGCCTTCTGCCGAATCTGGATGTTGAAGGTGAGGAAGTGATGAAGGAAGTGGAGAAAAAATATCAGCACACCACACAATCTGCTACGGATTTCTATGAAGCCATTCAATAAAATACAAGGATGAATCAAGATAACGGCTGCATGCGCAGATAGCCTGCAGCCGTTGTTATTGATGTCAGGCTGTGGGATTAATCACTTTCTTAATAAGCTCAAAATATTGAGGTGCATGTATGGGGAATATCCTGTCTTATTTAAAGTGGCGCGGGGATCTAAGTTTGAAGGAGCGGCCTTTTAATGAAGTGGATAATTTAATATTGTCTGCATTATCCTACTTTGATCTGGAGGGAATTGTACCCGAATTAGGTCAGGACAAGTCTATAACGGTAACAGAAGCTTCTGAATTATATTTTAATCATCAGCATGAGAAAAATGCCGAACGTTTGAAGCGCCTGTCGATTATAGACCACGCGCTGCTTAAAGAAATGGCACAATCGGAGCGGTTCAAAAATGCAAGGCTATCCAATTTCATTGATATTATGGATGATGCCAGAATGATGCAGTTTTCTGCATTGTTAATTGAACTGGAAGATGATACGAATTATATTGCATATCGCGGGACAGACAATTCTATCTTGGGATGGAGAGAGGACTTTACGATAAGCTTTCAAACAGTGTCCGCCCAGCAATCGGCGCTGGCTTATCTTGAATCCG
Proteins encoded:
- a CDS encoding MMPL family transporter, with amino-acid sequence MAKLLYRLGFWSAKNRIKVILGTIAVMLISSIVAMSMGPKLNEETTIPGLESIQTMGRMYQEFPSMNGQGKETQLVMKAKDNETLSSEANKQLISAELKEVAMDPEVSSVVSPYDNQSLNADGTIGYATITYRPGVEVTEVSKEYVLEAAEGLRNAGLQAEVTGNGYVSMEIGGATEGIGVLIALVVLTFAFGSFLTGIIPILTAVIGLGTGVMLIIMGSNFLETPSFALSLASMIGLAVGIDYALFIISRYRQQLAQGFERREAIAIANGTAGSAVVFAGVTVIIGLAGMSVVGIPFLTAMGLAAALCILVAVLIAIITVPAVLSAMGGLIKAKRAKRSERSVTHLKKKNRGDKWGRLVTARPWLTVLLGTALLAILSVPFMHMETGTMDDGLKSTTMTERRAYDLMSEAYGIGYHNPLMILAKTDGSPEAEANLAKTVEQLKTYPNIGTVTPAVTGASGNVSLINVIPATGHADIETVDLVKTIRSHAAEIAQQNHVELSVTGSTAINIDISQKLNEALPEFCLIIVGLAFVLLVMVFRSILVPIKAVLGFVLSLGATLGFITYVVQDGHFQNLFGFSGESLVLNFLPIMVVGILFGLAMDYEVFLVSRMREDFKKNGDAKKSVLAGIRHSGGVVTAAGLIMISVFAGFMMTTDPSIKVMSFALLFGVLFDAFIVRLLIVPGVMTLLGKSAWYLPKWLDRLLPNLDVEGEEVMKEVEKKYQHTTQSATDFYEAIQ